In Gordonia phthalatica, one genomic interval encodes:
- a CDS encoding alpha-ketoacid dehydrogenase subunit beta, with the protein MSAAAPARVPLGKAVNAGLRKALADDDKVILMGEDIGKLGGVFRITDGLQAEFGDKRVIDTPLAESGIIGTAVGLAFRGYRPVCEIQFDGFIYPAFDQIVSQVAKLHHRTAGAVKMPITIRVPFGGGIGAVEHHSESPEGYFAATAGLRVVSCSNAADAYTMIQQAIASDDPVLFFEPKRRYWEKGEADFAALDAAEAYPLHKARVVRPGTDVTLLVYGPLVTTGLQAAKVAAEEGRSIEVVDLRSISPLDMDTIADSVRRTGRLVIAHEAPVFMGVGAEIAARVSTECFYHLEAPIRRVGGFAIPYPPAKLEQHFLPDVDRILDAVDHTFTD; encoded by the coding sequence ATGTCCGCCGCGGCGCCCGCACGCGTCCCGCTCGGGAAGGCCGTCAACGCCGGTCTGCGCAAGGCGCTCGCCGACGACGACAAGGTGATCCTCATGGGCGAGGACATCGGCAAGCTCGGCGGCGTCTTCCGCATCACCGACGGGCTGCAGGCCGAGTTCGGGGACAAGCGCGTCATCGACACGCCGCTGGCCGAGTCCGGCATCATCGGCACCGCCGTCGGGCTCGCGTTCCGCGGCTACCGGCCGGTGTGCGAGATCCAGTTCGACGGCTTCATCTACCCGGCCTTCGACCAGATCGTCTCGCAGGTCGCCAAACTGCATCACCGCACCGCCGGCGCGGTGAAGATGCCGATCACCATCCGCGTCCCCTTCGGCGGCGGCATCGGCGCCGTCGAACATCATTCGGAGTCGCCGGAGGGCTACTTCGCCGCGACCGCCGGACTCCGCGTGGTGAGCTGCAGCAACGCGGCCGACGCCTACACGATGATCCAGCAGGCCATCGCCTCCGACGACCCCGTGCTCTTCTTCGAACCCAAGCGCCGCTACTGGGAGAAGGGGGAGGCCGACTTCGCCGCGCTCGACGCCGCCGAGGCGTACCCACTGCACAAGGCGCGCGTCGTCCGGCCGGGCACCGACGTGACGCTGCTGGTCTACGGGCCGCTCGTGACCACCGGCCTGCAGGCCGCGAAGGTCGCCGCGGAGGAGGGACGGTCGATCGAGGTCGTCGACCTGCGGTCCATCTCCCCGCTCGACATGGACACCATCGCCGACTCGGTCCGGCGGACCGGTCGCCTGGTGATCGCGCACGAGGCACCCGTGTTCATGGGCGTCGGCGCCGAAATCGCCGCACGCGTCTCTACCGAGTGCTTCTATCACCTGGAGGCGCCGATCCGACGCGTCGGCGGATTCGCGATCCCGTACCCGCCCGCCAAGTTGGAGCAGCACTTCCTGCCCGACGTCGACCGCATCCTTGACGCCGTCGACCACACGTTCACCGATTGA